In the genome of Amphiura filiformis chromosome 4, Afil_fr2py, whole genome shotgun sequence, one region contains:
- the LOC140149849 gene encoding uncharacterized protein: MTRPKRQWDLLLDPVCKYCKRRFIENIPRYISHLRSHELSIKPYWYSNPTLKPKAGCVQIQTKRHQKRCKDRKISQGVPGHLKFRKNKRGDVKKMHKCSFCQKPFRHLAHKKKHEVIHTGDKSHQCSYCNKLFSQLGHKKSHEMIHTGEKPHQCSHCNKSFSQLGHKNEHEMIHTGEKPHQCSYCNKSFTTSGNKNTHEMIHTGEKPHQCKYCDKLFRHLGSKKEHEMIHTGEKPHKCSYCNKSFTTLGHKKEHEMIHTGEKPHQCKYCNKSFRHLGSKKEHEMIHTGEKPDQCSYNKSFTTLRNKNIHGKSHIGEKPHKCSYCNKSFRQLGHKKEHERIHTGEKPHKCSHCGKSFTRLGNKNIHEKIHTCTREKPHQCKYCNKSFSQLDHKKEHEIFHTGEKPHKCSYCNKSFNDLSNKNKHEKRHTGEKTHKCGYCNKSFSQLGHKKEHEMIHTGEKPHQCSYCNKSFTRLGNKKKHEMSKKHRKLNSSN, translated from the coding sequence ATGACAAGACCTAAGCGACAATGGGATTTACTACTAGACCCAGTATGCAAGTATTGTAAAAGAAGATTTATTGAAAATATTCCACGTTATATATCACATCTTCGCAGCCATGAGCTGAGTATTAAGCCTTATTGGTACAGTAATCCAACTTTAAAACCAAAGGCTGGCTGTGTGCAGATACAAACGAAAAGACATCAAAAACGATGTAAAGATCGGAAAATATCGCAAGGGGTTCCAGGTCATTTGAAATTCAGGAAGAACAAGCGGGGTGATGTAAAGAAAATGCATAAATGCAGCTTTTGTCAGAAACCGTTCCGCCATTTGGCACATAAGAAAAAACATGAAGTAATTCATACAGGAGATAAatctcatcaatgtagctattgcaacaaattaTTCAGCCAATTGGGACACAAGAAAAGTCATGAAATGATTCACACGGGAGAGAAACCACATCAATGTAGCCACTGCAAtaaatcattcagccaattgggACACAAGAATGAACacgaaatgattcatacaggagagaaaccacatcaatgtagctattgcaacaaatcatttacGACATCTGGAAACAAGAATacgcatgaaatgattcatacaggtgagaaacctcatcaatgtaaatACTGCGATAAATTATTCCGCCATTTGGGATccaagaaagaacatgaaatgattcatacaggagagaaacctcataaatgtagctattgcaacaaatcatttacGACATTGGGACACAAGAAggaacatgaaatgattcatacaggtgagaaacctcatcaatgtaaatACTGCAATAAATCATTCCGCCATTTGGGATccaagaaagaacatgaaatgattcatacaggagagaaacctgaTCAATGTAGTTATAACAAATCATTCACGACATTGAGGAACAAGAATATTCATGGAAAGAGCCATATAGGAGAGAAACcacataaatgtagctattgtaacaaatcattccgcCAATTGGGACACAAGAAAGAACACGAaaggattcatacaggagagaaacctcataaatgcagcCATTGTGGCAAATCATTCACTAGATTGGGAAACAAGAATAttcatgaaaagattcatacatgtacaagagagaaacctcatcaatgcaaatattgtaataaatcattcagccaattggaccacaagaaagaacatgaaatatttcacacaggagagaaacctcataaatgcagctattgtaacaaatcattcaacgATTTGTCAAATAAAAATAAGCATGAAAAGCgtcatacaggagagaaaacgCATAAATGCgggtattgtaacaaatcattcagtcaATTGGGccacaagaaagaacatgaaatgattcatacaggagagaaacctcatcaatgtagctattgcaacaaatcttTCACTAGATTGGGAAACAAGAAGAAACATGAAATGTCTAAGAAACATAGAAAACTCAATTCATCTAACTGA